In the genome of Paenibacillus sp. FSL R5-0766, one region contains:
- the lon gene encoding endopeptidase La, translating into MGPSKAKGRRFPLLPLRGLLVYPSMVLHLDVGREKSVKALEKAMVEEHLILLCSQAEVNIEEPTQEDIFRIGTVAKVRQMLKLPNGTIRVLVEGMERAEIIEYTDNEEYYEVLAKELPEEENTHPETDALMRTVLNQFENYINLSKKVTPETLAAVSDIEEPGRLADVITSHLSLKIKDKQEILETIDVRERLEKLLDILNNEREVLELERKISQRVKKQMEKTQKEYYLREQMKAIQKELGEKEGRAGEVEELRTQMEELGLPDKVKEKVEKEIDRLEKMPASSAEGGVIRNYVDWLLGLPWSQMTADDLDIQKAEDVLNADHYGLEKPKERVLEYLAVQKLVKKLKGPILCLVGPPGVGKTSLARSIARSLGREFVRISLGGVRDEAEIRGHRRTYVGAMPGRIIQGMKTAGSLNPVFLLDEIDKMASDFRGDPSAALLEVLDPEQNNTFSDHFVELPFDLSNVMFITTANTVHNIPRPLLDRMEMLNIPGYTELEKLQIAKNYLLPKQKQDHGLEEEQLEIPDDALLRVIREYTRESGVRNLEQQMASLCRKAAKNVVSGVEGQINISSDKIKDYLGPGKFRYGMAELEDQIGTVTGLAWTEVGGDTLIIEVTVVPGTGKLTLTGKLGDVMKESAQAAFSYTRSKATQLGISPDFHEKNDIHIHVPEGAIPKDGPSAGITMATALISALTNKHVSKDIAMTGEITLRGRVLPIGGLKEKSLAAHRAGYKKILLPKDNERDLRDIPDSIKEDVEFVPVAHMDQVLQHALVEQTGIHL; encoded by the coding sequence ATGGGACCGAGCAAAGCGAAAGGTCGTCGTTTTCCTTTACTGCCTTTAAGAGGACTTCTCGTCTACCCGAGTATGGTACTGCATCTCGATGTGGGCCGGGAGAAATCGGTCAAGGCTTTAGAAAAAGCGATGGTAGAAGAACATCTGATTCTCCTATGTTCCCAAGCCGAAGTAAATATTGAAGAACCAACACAAGAGGACATTTTCAGAATCGGAACCGTGGCCAAGGTCAGACAGATGCTGAAGCTTCCAAACGGTACGATTCGTGTACTCGTAGAAGGCATGGAACGGGCTGAAATTATTGAATATACGGACAACGAGGAATATTATGAAGTACTGGCAAAAGAGCTGCCTGAAGAGGAGAACACCCATCCGGAGACGGATGCCTTGATGCGTACCGTTCTGAACCAGTTCGAGAATTATATTAATCTGTCCAAAAAAGTGACACCAGAGACACTCGCAGCGGTGTCTGACATCGAAGAACCAGGGAGGCTGGCCGATGTCATCACGAGTCACCTGTCCTTGAAGATCAAGGATAAACAGGAAATTCTGGAGACCATCGACGTTCGGGAACGTCTGGAGAAATTGCTGGATATCCTGAACAATGAGCGCGAAGTGCTGGAGCTTGAACGCAAGATCAGCCAACGTGTGAAGAAACAGATGGAGAAAACGCAGAAGGAATATTATTTGCGCGAGCAGATGAAAGCGATCCAGAAAGAACTGGGTGAAAAAGAAGGCCGTGCGGGTGAGGTTGAGGAACTTCGCACACAGATGGAAGAACTCGGCTTGCCGGACAAGGTGAAAGAAAAGGTCGAGAAAGAAATTGATCGACTGGAGAAAATGCCTGCAAGTTCAGCTGAGGGCGGAGTCATTCGCAACTACGTGGATTGGCTGCTTGGCCTTCCTTGGAGTCAGATGACAGCGGATGATCTGGATATCCAAAAAGCCGAAGATGTGCTGAATGCAGATCATTACGGATTGGAAAAGCCCAAAGAGCGTGTGCTTGAATATCTGGCTGTCCAGAAACTCGTCAAGAAGCTCAAAGGGCCCATTCTCTGTCTGGTTGGACCTCCAGGGGTTGGTAAAACATCACTTGCCCGTTCAATCGCGAGATCGCTGGGTCGGGAGTTTGTAAGAATATCTCTGGGCGGCGTGCGTGATGAAGCCGAGATTCGTGGTCACCGACGCACCTATGTAGGCGCGATGCCTGGGCGTATCATCCAGGGGATGAAAACGGCAGGTTCACTGAATCCGGTATTCCTGCTGGACGAGATTGATAAGATGGCTTCAGACTTCCGCGGAGATCCTTCCGCAGCGTTACTTGAGGTGCTTGATCCAGAACAGAATAATACGTTTAGTGATCATTTTGTAGAATTGCCGTTTGACTTATCCAACGTTATGTTTATAACAACTGCCAACACGGTACACAATATTCCGCGTCCATTGCTGGATCGGATGGAAATGCTCAACATCCCTGGTTACACGGAGCTGGAGAAGCTGCAAATTGCGAAAAACTATTTGCTGCCCAAACAGAAGCAGGACCATGGTCTGGAAGAAGAGCAATTGGAAATCCCGGATGACGCGTTGTTGCGTGTAATTCGTGAATATACACGGGAGTCAGGTGTGCGTAATCTGGAACAGCAGATGGCTTCGTTGTGCCGGAAAGCTGCCAAGAACGTCGTATCTGGCGTGGAAGGTCAGATTAACATCTCATCAGATAAGATCAAAGACTACCTTGGACCTGGCAAGTTCCGTTATGGTATGGCCGAACTGGAAGATCAGATTGGTACCGTAACGGGTCTGGCGTGGACTGAAGTGGGTGGAGATACCCTTATCATTGAAGTGACTGTTGTGCCTGGAACAGGTAAATTGACTCTCACAGGTAAACTGGGGGATGTCATGAAGGAATCGGCACAAGCCGCATTCAGTTATACCCGCTCCAAAGCTACACAGCTTGGAATTTCGCCTGACTTCCATGAGAAGAACGATATCCATATCCACGTTCCGGAAGGAGCGATTCCGAAGGATGGTCCATCTGCCGGGATTACGATGGCAACAGCGTTAATCTCAGCCTTGACAAACAAACATGTGTCCAAGGATATCGCGATGACTGGTGAAATAACACTGCGTGGACGTGTACTGCCGATTGGTGGTCTGAAAGAGAAATCACTGGCAGCCCATCGTGCCGGTTATAAAAAAATATTATTGCCTAAGGATAACGAGCGGGACCTGCGTGACATTCCAGACAGCATCAAGGAAGATGTGGAGTTTGTACCTGTAGCCCATATGGATCAGGTATTGCAGCATGCACTTGTGGAGCAGACAGGAATTCACCTGTAA